The genome window GAGCTATGGTGGTTAATGCAGGGTCGCTGTATTTGGCAAATTCCAGATCGTCAAAACCTGTGACAGAGATGTCCTCTGGCACTCTGAAGCCCTTACTTTTCAATCCCTTAATAGCACCAATTGCCATTTCATCATTCATGCAAAATAGTGCAGTTGGAGGTGTTGCCATACGGCTGAAATGACCAGATGCATTTAAACCCGACCACAAGGTAAAGTCACCTTCGGCCACTAAAGCAGGGTCAAATTCTATACCAGCGTCAGCCAAAGCCGCTTTGTAACCACGCATACGGTCTATGGCGTGCGGGTTATCTTTTAAGCCTGAGATCATGCCAATGCGCTTGTGTCCCAGCGAAATCAGGTACTGCATCACTTCTTTTGCAGCAGCGACGTTATCAATACGCACCGCAGGATAAGGAGTGTTTTCACAGCCGCTGGCATTGACTGCTGTTACATGGGCTTTGGGCAATAAACTGTTATTGGTTTTATAAGGCCGCAGCTGAATTAAACCGTCTGCCTGACGGGTCTCCACTAAATGGATAAACTCCTGTTCGCGCTGCATAGAGTCGCGGGTATCTCCCAGCAACACATTAAAACCACGCTTTTGCGCCACGTTTTCAATGCCGCTGATCACAGTGGAGAAAAACAGGTTGGCTATATTAGGCACCAGCACCACTATGCTATTGGCGCTGTTATAGCGGAATTTTTGCGACAACATATTAGGTCTGTACTGCAGTTTTTCGATAGCGGCCTGTACCCTTTTCAGGCTTTCAGGCGACACTTTTTCCGGCGTACTCAAAGCACGGGACACTGTAGCTATAGATAAACCTGCCTGTTTGGATACATCGCGGATTGTAGACATGAGTACGAACCTTTGTGACTGATTTATTAGAGTTTTTCAGCGTTTTGTTTTTTTAAACCCAAGGCCATTGCAGTTGCGCCGCGATAACAAAAGCGCACAACCCCATTAAGATAGTCAGGCCATCTGATTAGGCTGGTCAACGCAGTCAACAAAGCGGCAGCTTCAAGAGCGAAGGGGACATTCTACACAAAGCGTTATAAGCCAGTGCAGAAATAAACGCAAATAACAGCTTGCCAACTGAACATAAAAAGGTAAACTCAAAACCAATCAGTAACCGGTTACATGGCATTCCATGCACTCATTACTGTAAAAAATAAAACAAAAAACAGGCCTGCTAACTGATTAACCACCAGCCAGGGCCGGACAAGTCAACAGAGACGAATAACAGATGAATTTAGCTCCAATAGATATTGCCATAGTGCTGGCTTATATTGCCCTGTCGCTATGGATCGGCTTTTGGATTGCCAACAAAGCCAATAAAGATATGCAAAGTTACTTCCTCGGTGGTAACAAAATGCCCTGGTATTATCTGGGCTTGTCCAATGCTTCAGGTATGTTTGATATCAGCGGCACTATGTGGATGGTGTATCTGTTATTTATTTACGGCTTAAAAAGCGTGTTTATCCCCTGGCTTTGGCCTGCCTTTAATCAAATCTTCCTGATGGTGTTTTTATCGATCTGGTTACGCCGCTCTGGTGTGATGACAGGTGCCGAATGGATCACCTTCCGCTTTGGTAACAGCCGTGGCGCGCAGTGGAGCCATTTAATAGTAGTGCTGTTTGCACTCTTGAGCGTGATTGGCTTTCTGGCTTATGGTTTTATCGGCATAGGTAAATTTGCAGCGGCCTTTTTGCCATGGCAACTGTCGGCTGATGCTCATAGTAACGAAGTATTGTACGGTTTAATCATCACCTTAATCACCACAGCTTATGTGGTCAAAGGTGGCATGTTCAGTGTGGTCATCACCGAAGTGGTGCAGTTTATTATTATGACCTTCGCCTGTATCGCCATAGGGATAATTGCGATGGTGCAGGTGTCGCCGGATATGCTGGCTGCCGCTGTGCCTGAAGGCTGGCATAGCCTGGCCTTTGGCTGGAACTTAGAATTGGATTGGTCAGAATTACTGGCGTCGGCTAATCAGAAGATAGTTGAAGATGGCTGGTCTTTGTTTTCGGTGTTTTTTATGCTGGTGCTGTTTAAAGGCTTTTTACAGAGCATGGCAGGCCCTGCACCAAATTACGATATGCAGCGGGTGTTATCAGCAAAAACTCCGGTAGAAGCGGCAAAAATGAGCTGGGTTGTGAATGTGGTGCTGCTGTTTCCACGTTATATGATGATCACAGGTTTAGCTGTGCTGGCTCTGGTGTTTTTCCGCGATGAGCTGAATGCGATGGGCCCGAATGTCGACTTTGAGCAAATTCTTCCTTTTGCCTTGGTCAACTATATCCCGGCTGGTTTATTGGGTTTAGTCATAGCGGGTTTACTTGCGACTTTTATGTCGACCTTTGCCGCTACAGTCAATGCAGCCCCTGCTTATCTGGTCAATGACATCTATAAAAAATACGTCAATGCCGACGCAGCGCCTAAAACGTACGTCAAGCTTAGCTACCTGGTGTCTTTGTTGTTTGTCGTGATAGGCACAGCCATAGGCTTATTTATTCCATCGCTGAACGAACTGATTTTATGGCTGGTATCCGCTTTATACGGTGGCTATACCGCAGCTAACTTATTGAAATGGTACTGGTGGCGCTTTAACGGCTATGGCTATTTCTGTGGCATGCTGGCCGGTATTGTCACTGCTATTCCAATGATGTTTACCTCAGTATCGCCTTTGTATGCTTTCCCTGTACTCTTTGCATTTTGTTTGCTGACCTGCGTCGTAGCAAGCTTGTTAACACCGGCCGATGAGATGGCGGTATTAAAAGAGTTTTATCGTAAAACCAGACCTTGGGGCTTTTGGGCACCCGTATTAGCCGAACTGCAAAAAGATGATCCAGCTATTGCGCCAAACCGCGATTTTGGCCGCGATATGATCAATGTTTGTGTAGGTATTGTCTGGCATACCAGCTTAACAGCAGCTCCGATTTTTATGGTGATCCAATACTGGAGCGCTTTTGCCGGCACTATGTTGATAGCGGCTCTGACCAGTATTTTCCTGAAATATTATTGGTGGGACCAATTGCGCGATCATCCCGATGATCGGCCTGTCGTTGTGGCAGCTTCAGGCGAAATCGTTACACATAAATAAAAAAACATCATCTTTGGTTGGCTATTCTATGCTCAACTAAAGATAAACATGTAACCGGTTCCCAATAGTAGAAATATTGGGAACTCAGAAACAACAAAGCATCAGCTATCTATCGAGAAAGGGTGAACAGTTCCCATGACTTTTAAGCAAAACGTAGAGCAATTATTCGCAGAGCATCAAAAATTACTCTCTTTACCTAATCAGCCTGTTGCAGCCAGTAATGGGGTTTATCGCCGCTGGCAAAACCCTATTTTAACTGCAGCCCATGCGCCTTTAACCTGGCGTTATGACTTTAGCGAACAACGTAACCCTTTGTTACTGGAACGTAATGGCATTAATGCGGCCTTTAACTCAGGTGCTATCTACTGGCAGGGTAAATACATTCTGGTGGTGCGGGTTGAAGCCAACGACCGTAAATCCTTTTTCGCTGTGGCAGAAAGTGCCAATGGCGTCGATAACTTTGTCTTTTGGCCCAAGCCTGTCACTATGCCGGAAACCGACAGGCCAGACACCAACGTCTACGATATGCGCCTGACGGCTCATGCTGATGGTTACATTTATGGTTTGTTTTGTACTGAGCGCAAAGATTTAAGCCGTCCTGAGGATACCTCTGCAGCTGAGGCTCAGTGTGGTATTGCCCGTACCAAAGATTTAGTCAATTGGGAACGTTTGCCGGATTTAGTCACTTATTCTGGCCAGCAGCGCAACGTAGTATTGCATCCGGAATTCGTTGACGGCAAATATGCCTTATACACCAGACCACAAGATGGTTTTATCAGTGTGGGTACTGGTGGTGGTGTTGGCTGGGGTTTAACAGACTCTATGGTCAATGCCGAAGTGAAGCAGGAAGTGATAGTAGACCCTAAGGTGTATCACGCTATTCATGAAGTGAAAAACGGCCAGGGCCCTGCCCCAATCAAAACCGACAAAGGTTGGTTGCATTTAGCTCATGCGGTGCGTAACACAGCTGCAGGTTTACGTTATGTGCTTTATGTCTTTATGACCGACTTAGAAAAACCCTGGCTGGTGACACACAGACCTGCTGGTCATTTTATTGCCCCTGAAGGCGCAGAGCGGGTGGGTGATGTATCAAATGTGACCTTCAGTAATGGTTGGATAGTGAACGAAAACAACGAAGTTTTTATTTATTACGCCTCATCCGACACCCGTATGCATGTTGCCACCAGCACAGTGGCTCAACTGGTGGATTACGCTATCAATACACCGGAAGACGGTTATCGCTCTGCCTTAACAGTGCAGCGTATCAATGCGCTGGTCGACGGCAATGAGCAGGCCTTAAAGGATTTAGGCTTATGATGCAGACGTTGCCTCTGACGGCGCCCCATTGCCGGGCGCACTGCGCAACTATTGCGCGTTGGTGGAGCGATCATGCAGTAGACCCGGCCGGAGGCTTTTATGGTCAAATCAATGATGATGGCAGTGTCGAAGTCAATGCCAATAAAGGCGTTATCCTGAATACCCGTATTTTGTGGTTTTTCAGTGAAGCCGCCGTTTTTCTCGATTCGGCAGAATGTAAAGCCCTGGCTAGCCGGGCTTATCATTACCTGCTGGATCATTTTGACGATAAAACTGCCGGTGGCGTGTTTTGGGAGCTGGATGCTCAGGGCCAACTGGTCAATGGTAAAAAACAAACTTACGCTCAGTCTTTTGCCATTTACGCTTTGTGTGCTTATTACAAGGCCACTGGCGAGCAGGCTGCTTTGGATAAAGCCCTGTGCTATTTTCAGCTGCTGGAGCAACACAGCTGGGATCAGCAACAACTGGGTTACCTGGAGGCGTTTTCACAAAGCTGGCAGGCACTGCAGGATTTGCGCTTAAGTGACAAAGATTTAAATTATCCTAAGACCATGAATACCCATTTGCATGTGCTGGAAGCTTATACCGCTTTGTATCTGCAGCATAAAACCGCTGAAGTGCAGCAGGCGTTAGAGCGGCTGACGCTGCTGTTTGCCGAGCGTATCGTCAATGCCAGCAATGGCCATTTACGACTTTTTATGGATATGGACTGGGCCGATCATTCGCCTTTTTATTCTTATGGCCATGATATTGAAGCCAGCTGGTTACTCTGGGAAGCGCTGCGCGCTTTGGACGATCAACACTTACTGCAGATATACCGGCCTTTAGTAGTACAGATGGCAGAAGTGGCGTTGCAGCAAGGCTTATGTGCAGATGGCCATCTGGCCGATGAGTGGCACCTTGCCACGCAACAGCAGCATCAGCAAAGTTGCTGGTGGATCCAGGCTGAAGCCTTAGTGGGCTTTTTAACCGCATGGCGTTTAACCGATGATATGGGCTATTTCAGCGCTGCCGAAGGGCTTTGGGATTATATTCAGCGCGAACATATAGACGCTGTAGGCGGTGAATGGCATTGGCTGGCAGCATCTAATCCGGACCGTGCGACTCAGTACAAAGTAGGTTTCTGGAAAGGACCTTACCACAGTGGTCGCGCCATGATGGAAGCGGCTTTGCTGCTGGAGCAATCTCACTAAACAATCTTATTGTAAAAAGGAGTAAGCATGCATCGCTGGTTGATCAGTTTGCTGTTGTGTATCAGTACCAGTCCTGTCCTGGCTTTTGACCACTTTATCAGCCGTCAGGGCCACCAATTGCTGGATGGTACACAAGAATTCCGATTTGCTGGCTTGCATGCGCCTGAGCTGCATCGATTAGAAGACGACGCCCGCGGTGTTTGTGCTGCCGATCCCAGAGGCTGGGGCCAATACTTTAACTGGCCTACGGCAGAAGAGCAGGAAAACTGGTTTCAGGCCTTAAGTTTTACCGGCCACAAAGCCATGCGGGTTTATGTACTCTCTGTGGCACATCCAGCCGATGCCGCCTGTGGCCGTGAAACTCATATTCTGCCACCGGCCACAGCAGGCGCTATGCCGGTGCTGAACGAAAAAGCCATGCTGGTGTATGACCGCATGATAGCGCTGGCTGAACAGTATCAAATCCGGCTGATTTTGCCTTTTATTGACCACTGGGACTGGTGGGGTGGCCGGGCTCAACTGGCCGCTTTTTACGGCGAAACAGCAGAGGATTTTTACCGCACCGACAGCCGCACTTATCAGGCCTATCTGGATATTATCCGCCAGGTGATCCAGCGCAAAAACAGCATCACTGGCCGTTTGTATGCGGAAGAAAAAGCCATTTTGGCCTGGGAAACCGGCAATGAACTGAAAGACAGCACCGCAGACTTTGTGCAAAAAACAGTGGCTCAAATCAAAAAGTACGCCCCCAACCAGCTCGCAGTTGACGGTACTTATTTAAAGATTATTCCGGAGTCACTGACCAACCCGCAGGTCGATATTATCTCCAACCATTTTTACACCACCAACAACAATAATAACCCGGAGCAAGTGACAAAAGATCTGGCGGCTATTGGCGGGAAAAAGGTGTATCTGATTGGTGAGTTTGGTTTAACCGACACCAGGAATATCGGCGCTATTCTGCACTCTGCTGTGCATAGTGAAGTCAAAGGGGCTAAAACCGCAGGCGTTTTTGTCTGGGGCTGGCGTGGTCAGCGTCACAATGGCGGTTTTTATTACCACAAAGAATACACAGGTCATTACAGCTACCGTTTGCCTGGTTTTGCTGAAGCTGATTTTAACGATGAGCAACAAGTAGTGAATTTAGTCCGCCAGGCTCAGGCGACTTTGGCGGGTAAAGCCCAACCTGATGCTTTACCTCTGCCTTTGGCGCCTAAGCTCAGAGCCATCACAGATCCTATGAATATCCAATGGCTGGGCGCCGCTGTAGCCCGGCATTACCGCATCGAAAGAGCCAGTTCAGCACAAGGGCCATGGCAGTTGCTAGCTGACAAAGTTTCAAATGCCAAACTGCCGTTTGCCCCGGCCAAAGATAGGATTTTTTCCGACCCGACCGCATTAAAACAACAAGGCACAGTGTATTACCGTGTGATAGCGGTGAACGAAACTGGCCAGTCAGAACCGTCCAACATCCAAAGCTGGACTAGTGCTGCAGCACTCTAATAAAAGTAACAAGGATACATAACATGAACAGAACTTCGCTGTTGCTGAGCTTAGTGGCTCTGGCAGCCACAGCATCGCAGGCGGCAGACAGCTGGCCCAAAGCTCAGTCGCCACTGAAAGCGGATCCAGCGCTGGAACAAAAAATTAATCAGCTGCTTGGAAAAATGACAGCTGAAGAAAAAGTCGGCCAGCTGATCCAGCCGGAAATTAAACACCTGACGCCGGCTGATGTTCGCAAATTTCATATTGGCTCAGTACTGAATGGCGGCGGTTCAGTGCCACAGGGCATCAAACAACATCAAGCCAGCGACTGGGTGAAGATGGCAGACGCCTATTATCAGGCTTCTATGGATGCTTCCGATGGTTTTGCTGCCATTCCTATCGCCTGGGGCACTGATGCTGTGCACGGTGTAGGTAACTTGTATGGCGCCACTTTATACCCACACAACATCGCCTTAGGTGCGACACGCAACCCTGAACTGATCCGGAAAATTGGTGCAGCCACAGCAGCAGAACTTGCAGCTACGGGCCTGGACTGGAACTTTGCTCCTACTGTGGCCGTGGCACAGGATGACAGATGGGGCCGCACTTACGAGTCTTATGCGGAGCAGCCAGAGCTGGTGGCCTCTTATGCCGCCGCTTTGGTGGAAGGTTTGCAAGGCAAAGCCAATAGCACGGGCTGGTTTGGCGCTGGCCAGGTGATCTCAACCGCTAAACATTTTATTGGTGATGGCGCTACGTTAGATGGCATAGACCGCGGTGATGCGGTGATCGACGAGCAGCAATTGCGCGAGCGCCATGCCGCAGGTTACTACAGCGCTATAGCAGCTGGTGTGCAGTCTATTATGGCGTCATTTAACAGCTGGCAAGGGGAGCGTTTGCATGGTCACCGC of Rheinheimera sp. MM224 contains these proteins:
- a CDS encoding LacI family DNA-binding transcriptional regulator yields the protein MSTIRDVSKQAGLSIATVSRALSTPEKVSPESLKRVQAAIEKLQYRPNMLSQKFRYNSANSIVVLVPNIANLFFSTVISGIENVAQKRGFNVLLGDTRDSMQREQEFIHLVETRQADGLIQLRPYKTNNSLLPKAHVTAVNASGCENTPYPAVRIDNVAAAKEVMQYLISLGHKRIGMISGLKDNPHAIDRMRGYKAALADAGIEFDPALVAEGDFTLWSGLNASGHFSRMATPPTALFCMNDEMAIGAIKGLKSKGFRVPEDISVTGFDDLEFAKYSDPALTTIAQPAGKIGEKAAELLFQLLDGTHEGSTEFVLPYEFVIRQSTGPAPQNKK
- a CDS encoding sodium:solute symporter family protein — encoded protein: MNLAPIDIAIVLAYIALSLWIGFWIANKANKDMQSYFLGGNKMPWYYLGLSNASGMFDISGTMWMVYLLFIYGLKSVFIPWLWPAFNQIFLMVFLSIWLRRSGVMTGAEWITFRFGNSRGAQWSHLIVVLFALLSVIGFLAYGFIGIGKFAAAFLPWQLSADAHSNEVLYGLIITLITTAYVVKGGMFSVVITEVVQFIIMTFACIAIGIIAMVQVSPDMLAAAVPEGWHSLAFGWNLELDWSELLASANQKIVEDGWSLFSVFFMLVLFKGFLQSMAGPAPNYDMQRVLSAKTPVEAAKMSWVVNVVLLFPRYMMITGLAVLALVFFRDELNAMGPNVDFEQILPFALVNYIPAGLLGLVIAGLLATFMSTFAATVNAAPAYLVNDIYKKYVNADAAPKTYVKLSYLVSLLFVVIGTAIGLFIPSLNELILWLVSALYGGYTAANLLKWYWWRFNGYGYFCGMLAGIVTAIPMMFTSVSPLYAFPVLFAFCLLTCVVASLLTPADEMAVLKEFYRKTRPWGFWAPVLAELQKDDPAIAPNRDFGRDMINVCVGIVWHTSLTAAPIFMVIQYWSAFAGTMLIAALTSIFLKYYWWDQLRDHPDDRPVVVAASGEIVTHK
- a CDS encoding glycosidase, with translation MTFKQNVEQLFAEHQKLLSLPNQPVAASNGVYRRWQNPILTAAHAPLTWRYDFSEQRNPLLLERNGINAAFNSGAIYWQGKYILVVRVEANDRKSFFAVAESANGVDNFVFWPKPVTMPETDRPDTNVYDMRLTAHADGYIYGLFCTERKDLSRPEDTSAAEAQCGIARTKDLVNWERLPDLVTYSGQQRNVVLHPEFVDGKYALYTRPQDGFISVGTGGGVGWGLTDSMVNAEVKQEVIVDPKVYHAIHEVKNGQGPAPIKTDKGWLHLAHAVRNTAAGLRYVLYVFMTDLEKPWLVTHRPAGHFIAPEGAERVGDVSNVTFSNGWIVNENNEVFIYYASSDTRMHVATSTVAQLVDYAINTPEDGYRSALTVQRINALVDGNEQALKDLGL
- a CDS encoding AGE family epimerase/isomerase is translated as MMQTLPLTAPHCRAHCATIARWWSDHAVDPAGGFYGQINDDGSVEVNANKGVILNTRILWFFSEAAVFLDSAECKALASRAYHYLLDHFDDKTAGGVFWELDAQGQLVNGKKQTYAQSFAIYALCAYYKATGEQAALDKALCYFQLLEQHSWDQQQLGYLEAFSQSWQALQDLRLSDKDLNYPKTMNTHLHVLEAYTALYLQHKTAEVQQALERLTLLFAERIVNASNGHLRLFMDMDWADHSPFYSYGHDIEASWLLWEALRALDDQHLLQIYRPLVVQMAEVALQQGLCADGHLADEWHLATQQQHQQSCWWIQAEALVGFLTAWRLTDDMGYFSAAEGLWDYIQREHIDAVGGEWHWLAASNPDRATQYKVGFWKGPYHSGRAMMEAALLLEQSH